GCATTCATGATACAAAATATTCAAGACACTTTCTCCTCTTTGCTGAATGCCACTTCACTTAGCAAAGAAGGAATATACCGATTACCCCTTCAGTAATGAAACTGAGCTTAACGTAGAGGAAGGCTCTACTTTATACGAGAAGATAAAGGATGCAAAAAGCAGTGTGAAACTGTGAATGCAAATTGTATGTCTCATTTAGCTGAGGCAACCAACTTCAATCTTCCTTCAACTAAATGCCACTTCACTTGGCAAAGAAGGAATATACTAATTACCCCTTCAGTAATGAAACTGAGCTTAATGTAGAGGAGGACTCTACTTTATAGTTTATATGAGAAGAAAAATGGAAGCAATAAATAGTATGAATGCAATTGTATGCCTCATTTAGCTGAGGCAACCAACTTTCAATCTTCCTTCAACTAAATCAAGGAAGTTCAGTACATGATTCACAAAGACACCCAAAAAGACAACTGATTTTTACTCTTCGTCTACTTAGGCTGTATTTGGAAGATCTTATTTGAGCTTTACCTTATAGCATATACGTTAATGCAAATGTCTAGGcaagcttatgaaaataacttATGACCTACCTATAAATTATTTTGATCTTATTTTCATATGTTAGTTCATGAAATgctatcagagcctctatgacaaAGTGGTCTAGAGTTTGATCCTTGATGTGTCTataattattctaataaaaagttgaataaaaagcacaaggtaggtagGTTGTCTATGCattgtccacgcttcaagcccattGGGCTTTTGCATGAGGGTGCATGtaagaaatataatattaaaccaTTCATGCGTTatttacccaatagcttaaacttttgggataattaCATCATGACACACTACATGGATCACAACATAGAAccattatttgattattttactTGATAATTCCTCCCTCATGCATTTGATGGGAAATAGAATACTAACCACAAACCAAACATGTGCATATAGCTTATGTGAGAAGTAATTACCAACATCAAGTGGTCTTGATGATTGCTCAGCATCATCATCCTGACCCAACTTTTGCCGTTTCGACGGTGCGTCATTTGAAACATCCCCGGCATtagtttcttcttcatcctcatcaGTCAACTTAATAGGGGGTGGAACTAGCTTTGATTTTTGCTTTAAACTGAAAGCAAGTTTGCCACTAGAACCAGCCTGGGAAGTTTTTCGTGCATCAGTAGCCTTACCAATGGAAGGATTAGGAGTCAGCGGTCTAGAAACAACTTTAATTGGTTTAGAATCCTCTAATTTGGTATTCTTCCCCTTCCCCTGCTCTTGTTGAAGCTGCTTGAACCTCGCCATGAACGAACCATCATTAACAAAAAGGCTATGAGGTGGTCCCTTATCCATTAGATAACAGCCAAGAGAAATGGTGTAGCTTACAGCAACTCACTGTTTGACAAGCAAGCTAAAAAGATTTTCAGATGATGCAGTTAAATTTAAAGTCTGACTGAGTTTATTTCGTTCTGATATATGATGTCATTTAAAACTTACAAAAAGAATGTAGTGTTGTATATTAACAATTAATGCCCTAATAAAGAGTACAGAtcacaaacaaaaaaatatgaatttcaGACCAGAAGTCATCCACAACAAAACCCTgcttagaagttagaacacAAACTGATAATAACTCAAAAGCAAATTCTAAAATGTGAATGCTCCTAAGTCATTTTATCTAAAACAGTTTAACTGATAATGAAAATGTAAAACTTCCAGGCCAATTTAAACTAGCCAACATTAAGCTTGCATCCTTGCTACTTCATGTAAAAATACCAACTTTTTTCTCTGCCTTTGTAATCATTGAGCACATGTGTCATGACCTAAGTTTCATTACCTAAGTGTCATCAAATTGGCATACAATAACATGCCATTACCTAACTTTCCCCTGAAATCTTCAGATGAAAATCAACCTTGAAAAAATTCCAATACCCTATAAAGTAAAAGTTCATGTAAATTCATATGAAACCATAAAAACCAATCAAATCCTAGACCAGATCCTACAAACCGAGAAATCCTAAAGCAAAAGCTACCTACAGGTGAATTCATATGATAATAGAGTGAAAATTTGCAAGCGATGAAGTTGATTGAATCAAACCCCCAATCGATTCGTACAATATGATCCcgaaacaaaaccctaaaaatcaatGTCCACACTCTCTCAAAATTCTTCAAGAGAATTACATCAACTAAGGAACAACAGAGGAAAGAAGAACGAGAGATAAACCTAATGACGTTGTTCTCTGTGAAATTTGATGCAATCGATGATGATTTGGATAAAAATCTGTGTTTGATGAACAACAACGATGGAGAAGCAAAGAGGGTTATCGATGAATCATGAATTGCTCACCGTTTCGTTGAATGAAGCACAACTTTTATTGGATGTTAATATGTTATCAATGGCCAAAAACAAATAAAGGGAACAAAAAAGAGTGAATAGTATATTTGGTCCTTGAAGTTGTAGTGTCATCTACTTTCATCCTTGGGTGTCAATTTGGTTCCTGAAATTGTGTATTCAGGCTCAATGTAATCCCtgcattaaaaatttaaatatatctcCTTTAACCACTTCCCTCTCCTTTCACCCCTTGTTTCTCCTCCTTCACCACCACTACTCACCCGCCTTCTCCTACCCCCTTTCTCCCTCCCTCCCCACCGCTGCCCCTCTATTCCTCCGCCTCTTTCCCACCTTCCTCTACCTTTCGCACCGTCTGAAGGACGATATTGATGTCGCATTGAGTTATGTAGGTAGAGACAGACATCAACATAAACACGAATGTCGCTTTTAAGTCTGGTGAACTTGTGGGTTTATGGTGGCTCGTAAGTTCGGGGAGAGACTCTTGCTTATGCTTTGGCTAAAGAATATGGGACTTTGTTGATAGTGTTGGCTGAAACTCTAGTGCTGCGGTGGACTATATCTTTATCTTTGGAGCTTGTCTTTCGTGATGTTGTCTTTGAGATCACATATAGTGTCGTGCTACATGGAGTGTGGACGTGTTCGCATTCAAATGTGTCTTATTTGACTTCTAGTGTTCGTGGTTGTATTTATGCATTCCAACATTTTTAGttcatttcaaattttgttAGGCgtagaaaaattaatttaactGTTGATTTTATGACTAAGTTGCACTTTCAACACGTTATTTTATGTGGATTGATGAGTGTCCGGATGGTTTAGTTAGTATTCTTATCTATGCTCTTCTTTGTCCCTAAGGGtaagttcaagtggtaagagctacgAAACATAACAGTTAGAGAGGAATGAAAGGTAAAGAGTTCAGGGTTCAACACGGAGGAGAGATTAATTTATAAACATTCCTAACAACAACATTTccctagaaaaaaaaacttatgtttCTTCTTTGATTAAGTGATAATGAGCTCATTTCCTTTCTAAAAAAATCATGTCATATCACTTTTTTTATGGATTGTATAAGGGCACCATCCCGTTAGTTGTTTTACATTTTTCACCCTATAGCAAAGCAAATTCTAATGATGACCACAATCTGACAAATATTATGTCCATCATAGATTTGGGCAGGGTGATGAGATTTTTCGGCGCCAACCATGATTGGCCATAAGAACTTTTTACTAGCATGTAATAATACTAATTTACAACCCACTCAAATAAAGAAAGTCTATAACCTGAAATCACTGAATTCAGGGAAATTCACCGAACGCAAAGAGCCGTTTCATCATAAAATCCTAGACATCAAATGTGATAATCATTGAGATAATAAAGTTCAACAGACACATCAATAATCATAGAGACGCTGCACATAGCAGCATATATAGTAcagtacaatatatatataaagaacaAAAATTGAACCCAATTAAATTTTTTCAATAATATAATTCTAGACGGATTCATCTGCTAGATTGCATTATTGCAACCCCTCTGCTGCTCTCATCAAGGTGATTAAACGGCTGCTTAGTAGCTTTGATCAAGTCTTAGTAAAGCGTACATATAGAGAAGCAAATGGAGTTATGTTGACTCACTAGCTATGAATTGTAATACTCTTGTAGTCTTGTCTGTTTAGTCTCTTTCTTTGTTTGTTCTTGTAATACTCTACTTAGAGGGTAGTTTTGGACTTTAAGCCcgtagaaagtaaaaaaaaaaaaaaaacaaagtattcccctaattaattttttttgaaattctccttaaagttgttatcattgcTAATTTGCTATTATGACTCTCAGATGCTTAATTAAGCTAATCCCAACATATGCATGTTGATGTTGCATGTGCAAACCACTCAACTATAACAAAAACCCACGTTACattgttttttccttttctctaaACTCTTTATCCATAGTTGTTTAGGCTGAGTTACCgtccaatttttaaaatattaactaACACACCACACCACCATCAGTAACCCAGTATTTATGTACCGCAAAAGTAGTTTTTATTCACCAAACCACGTGTATATAAACCATGCAGACTCACCTTCATTGCAATATTGCATTTGCATCTGCATTCAACACAAACGACACAAACACAACCACATGGCTTCCTCACTCTCCTTCCTAACTCTGCTTCTTCTCTTCGCCGTTATCTCCGCCGTCAAGTCCTGCCCGCCGTCAGACCTGGCAGCACTTACAGCCTTCAAAACTGCCCTGACCGAGTCGTCATCCCTCGGCATTTTCAAAACCTGGTCAGGCAACGACTGCCGGAGCTTTTACGGCGTCGCCTGCGACCCCACCACTGGCCGCGTCACCGATATCAGCCTCCGCGGCGAGTCTGAAGACCCCATCTTTCAAAACCGCTCCGGTTACATGACCGGAAAACTCTCGCCGGAGATTTGCAAGCTTGACAGCCTCTCCACCCTCGCCGTCGCCGACTGGAAAGCCATCTCCGGCGAAATCCCTCCCTGCATCACCTCACTCTCCTCCCTCCGAATCCTCGACCTCACCGGTAACCAAATCTCTGGTTCGATCCCCGCCGACATCGGGAACCTCCGGCAACTCACCGTCATGAACCTCGGCGACAATGCCATCTCCGGCGAGATTCCAGCTTCAATTGTCAATCTCGCCGCACTCAAGCACCTAGACCTCAGCAACAACCGAATCGCCGGCGAGTTGCCCTGCGATTTCGGAAAACTCGGTATGCTGAGTCGCGCGTTGCTGAACCGTAACCAACTCAGCGGTTCAATTCCGGAGTCGGTGCTGAATATGAAGCGGCTCGCAGATCTGGATTTATCGTCGAACCGGATAACCGGTTCGATCCCGGTCAAGCTTGGAAAAATGCGGGTTCTTTCTACGGTAAAATTGGACGGTAACTCTATGTCGGGTCAAATACCTCCCACTTTGTTGAGTAACTCGGGTATGGGTATCCTGAACCTGAGCCGAAACGGGTTTTCCGGTACCATACCCGATGTTTTTTGGGTAAAGTCCTATTTTATGTCCCTTGATTTGTCGTATAATAACTTGACGGGTCAAATACCCGGTTCGCTATCCGCAACCAAGTTTATGGGGCATTTGGATTTGAGCCATAACCATCTCTGTGGAACCATCCCAATCGGGTCACCCTTCGATCACCTTGACCCGGCGTCGTTTAGTTACAATGACTGTTTGTGTGGAAACCCATTAAAGGCTTGTTGATGGGTAACCCGAGAAATGGATCGGGTTGTGGGTAGTGAATATGAAATGATCCAAAGCTGTGATGTTTTTACTGCAGTGAAGCTAAAGTGTGATTTTAA
This portion of the Lotus japonicus ecotype B-129 chromosome 3, LjGifu_v1.2 genome encodes:
- the LOC130745296 gene encoding DNA damage-repair/toleration protein DRT100-like; its protein translation is MASSLSFLTLLLLFAVISAVKSCPPSDLAALTAFKTALTESSSLGIFKTWSGNDCRSFYGVACDPTTGRVTDISLRGESEDPIFQNRSGYMTGKLSPEICKLDSLSTLAVADWKAISGEIPPCITSLSSLRILDLTGNQISGSIPADIGNLRQLTVMNLGDNAISGEIPASIVNLAALKHLDLSNNRIAGELPCDFGKLGMLSRALLNRNQLSGSIPESVLNMKRLADLDLSSNRITGSIPVKLGKMRVLSTVKLDGNSMSGQIPPTLLSNSGMGILNLSRNGFSGTIPDVFWVKSYFMSLDLSYNNLTGQIPGSLSATKFMGHLDLSHNHLCGTIPIGSPFDHLDPASFSYNDCLCGNPLKAC